From a region of the Salmo trutta chromosome 10, fSalTru1.1, whole genome shotgun sequence genome:
- the LOC115200953 gene encoding putative pleckstrin homology domain-containing family M member 1P isoform X2: MECYLASLFREGSNLQAHYQPSALLLDPEEREVLLSYIQGLASLVFNLSYKSAVLNEWTTTPLALAGLCPTTQADAVDLPSLTKHKDSWDTVSLSSGGSDTVEVQHGGAGVLGRVTGGVSGGRTPLNSSNLSLDTTGSSQLSSSLSSDSLLQGHDPKSPDKEPWPCDLEISARLENDVNAKRPLKDDLADFRESANSSQDSMHEDSYVSTPGADHLSENTAFSGSDGETQGPFTPLTGSSNPASVGSDQEEPSTNTHVPSEVHSHTEVPSSHSDCVEKTATNPHLPVTETPQEKKTEDSAKSTSAPSAHTNLCLTTSVQSRRVSTDSITHSHSWISEDDIYKPHLEELVDPDESLLGSGPARVTGLTSPPSEPETPQSPPSVVHRRQMGLSNPFRGLLKLGHLERRGAVGMWRDYYCELSPFEFRLYLNAEERTCCDNCSLLRCEDARVASAEGRFDLAFPGKRLHLRAANHDEAEDWVDRIAEAVSKCRPLHRLDDHSEVLQPTDSFVILEEPPKSSPSSPSVPTSPERGGTAVEQEQQPPLELDWTRPTVPESDAIKEAVLYLSQDAEARNWSPLVFSLSLETLNGFRVQDGQKVLCCSHPIEGIRDVVPDVSLGGPAFFRVVTARDTLKLRAKSPEEARAWRGLIRGALDSYLESGENGEPNSPGLATGAGGNIHRLVQHRLKGDGVLLAHLYTVPTEKGLDLQGFKCAGCPKPVGVSRGKARLCEFSGMYYCDACHQGDAIAIPSRMVHNWDITPREVSRQALELLAQVEHEPLLNLHLLNPNLWEHVEAMAQAHCLRQRLQLVGNYLLTCRSGPCKNIQTRLGLRTYLLESSHLYSVMDLQQIAEGTYVAYLNMLIRFASNHVQQCDLCTQRGYICQICHASDVIFPFQFDTTARCKECKAMFHAICKAQSSSCPRCLRLQRYLESDLQDCSV; encoded by the exons ATGGAGTGCTACTTGGCCTCCCTGTTCCGTGAGGGCTCCAACCTGCAGGCCCACTATCAGCCCTCCGCCCTGCTCCTGGACCCTGAGGAGCGTGAAGTGCTGCTCAGTTATATCCAGGGCCTGGCCTCCCTGGTCTTCAACCTTTCGTACAAGTCAGCCGTGCTCAACGAGTGGACCACCACCCCACTGGCTCTGGCCGGCCTCTGCCCCACCACCCAGGCCGACGCTGTCGACCTTCCCAGTCTCACCAAACACAAGGATTCTTGGGATACAGTGTCACTGTCATCCGGCGGGTCGGATACGGTCGAAGTGCAGCATGGGGGGGCAGGGGTGCTGGGGAGGGTGACTGGGGGGGTCTCAGGGGGTAGGACCCCTCTGAATTCTTCTAATTTGAGCCTGGATACCACAGGGTCATCTCAGCTCTCCTCCAGCCTAAGCTCAGACAGTCTGCTGCAGGGTCATGACCCCAAGAGCCCAGACAAGGAGCCCTGGCCATGTGACCTGGAGATCTCTGCCAGACTGGAGAACGATGTCAATGCCAAGAGGCCTCTTAAAGA TGATCTGGCAGACTTCAGGGAGAGTGCCAACTCCAGTCAGGACTCCATGCACGAGGATTCGTACGTTTCCACTCCGGGTGCAGACCACCTCTCAGAGAATACGGCCTTCAGCGGCTCTGACGGCGAGACCCAGGGGCCATTCACACCCCTCACTGGCTCCTCTAACCCTGCTTCAGTGGGGTCAGACCAGGAGGAGCCGTCCACTAACACCCATGTCCCTTCCGAAGTGCACTCGCACACTGAAGTGCCCTCCAGTCACAGTGACTGTGTAGAGAAAACAGCGACAAATCCTCACCTGCCTGTCACAGAGACGCCACAGGAGAAAAAGACAGAAGATTCTGCTAAGAGCACCTCTGCGCCTTCAGCCCACACAAACCTATGCCTTACTACCAGTGTGCAAAGCAGGAGGGTGTCTACAGACTCAATCACA CATTCCCACTCCTGGATCTCTGAGGATGACATCTATAAGCCACACCTTGAGGAACTGGTTGACCCCGATGAGTCTTTACTAGGGTCTGGCCCAGCTCGTGTGACTGGATTGACCTCTCCCCCTTCAGAGCCCGAGACTCCCCAGTCTCCCCCCAGTGTGGTTCACCGCAGGCAGATGG GCCTGTCCAACCCTTTCCGTGGGCTGCTGAAGCTGGGCCATCTGGAGCGACGGGGCGCTGTGGGCATGTGGCGGGACTACTACTGCGAGCTCTCGCCCTTCGAGTTCCGCCTCTACCTGAACGCAGAGGAGCGCACCTGCTGTGACAACTGCTCCCTGCTGCGTTGCGAAGACGCCCGTGTCGCCTCGGCCGAGGGCCGCTTCGACCTGGCCTTCCCAGGGAAGAGGCTCCACCTGCGGGCAGCCAACCACGACGAGGCAGAGGACTGGGTGGACCGCATCGCAGAGGCCGTCAGCAAGTGCCGCCCGTTGCACCGCCTTGACGACCATTCAGAGGTGCTGCAGCCCACTGATAGCTTTGTCATCCTGGAAGAGCCCCCAAAATCTTCCCCTTCGTCCCCCTCCGTACCCACCAGTCCCGAGCGAGGGGGTACTGCGGTTGAGCAGGAGCAACAGCCGCCACTTGAGCTAGACTGGACGCGTCCCACAGTCCCTGAGTCAGACGCCATTAAGGAGGCTGTGCTGTACCTATCCCAGGACGCAGAGGCTCGCAACTGGAGTCCTCtggtcttctccctctccttggAGACTCTCAACGGCTTCCGGGTACAGGATGGGCAAAAGGTGCTGTGCTGCTCCCACCCCATCGAGGGGATACGGGACGTGGTCCCAGACGTTTCTCTGGGGGGACCGGCCTTCTTTAGGGTCGTAACGGCCAGAGATACGCTCAAGCTGAGGGCCAAGAGCCCTGAGGAGGCGCGTGCCTGGAGGGGCCTCATCAGGGGAGCCCTGGACTCCTACCTGGAGAGTGGCGAGAACGGGGAGCCTAATAGCCCCGGGTTAGCCACTGGGGCAGGGGGGAACATCCACAGACTGGTGCAGCATAGACTGAAGGGGGACGGGGTGCTGCTGGCCCATCTATATACAGTGCCCACAGAGAAGGGGCTGGACCTTCAGGGCTTCAAGTGTGCAG GTTGTCCAAAGCCGGTGGGGGTCTCCCGGGGAAAAGCCAGACTGTGCGAGTTCTCAGGGATGTACTATTGCGACGCTTGTCACCAGGGTGACGCCATCGCCATACCCTCCCGCATGGTGCATAACTGGGACATCACGCCTCGCGAG GTCTCCAGACAGGCCCTCGAACTGCTGGCTCAGGTTGAACATGAGCCCCTGCTCAACCTTCACCTTTTGAACCCTAACCTGTGGGAGCATGTTGAGGCCATGGCCCAGGCACACTGTCTCAGACAGAGGCTGCAGCTTGTAGGAAACTACCTGCTCACCTGCCGCAGTGGGCCATGCAAGAATATTCAGACCAG ACTGGGCCTAAGGACATATCTGTTGGAATCAAGCCATCTCTACAGTGTCATGGACTTACAACAG ATAGCGGAGGGAACATATGTGGCCTACTTGAATATGTTGATCCGGTTTGCCTCCAACCACGTTCAACAATGTGACCTTTGCACCCAGAGGGGCTACATCTGCCAGATCTGTCATGCCAGTGACGTCATCTTCCCCTTCCAGTTCGACACCACTGCCAG GTGTAAAGAGTGTAAGGCAATGTTTCACGCAATCTGCAAGGCCCAGTCGTCCTCCTGTCCACGATGCCTGCGTCTTCAGAGGTACCTCGAGAGCGATCTGCAGGACTGCTCTGTTTGA
- the LOC115200953 gene encoding pleckstrin homology domain-containing family M member 1 isoform X1 — protein sequence MLAPQTPDTGPEAEDVKQWIKEKLAWSLKALQKRYVMTDAMVTSEDGDANLLCSSLEAVFIHGIKSKYVRSKAGGHGRKGGSRGPLPQPVFWSLLKTVTHRDVITELEKLSFVGTDVGRCRAWLRLALNHGLMECYLASLFREGSNLQAHYQPSALLLDPEEREVLLSYIQGLASLVFNLSYKSAVLNEWTTTPLALAGLCPTTQADAVDLPSLTKHKDSWDTVSLSSGGSDTVEVQHGGAGVLGRVTGGVSGGRTPLNSSNLSLDTTGSSQLSSSLSSDSLLQGHDPKSPDKEPWPCDLEISARLENDVNAKRPLKDDLADFRESANSSQDSMHEDSYVSTPGADHLSENTAFSGSDGETQGPFTPLTGSSNPASVGSDQEEPSTNTHVPSEVHSHTEVPSSHSDCVEKTATNPHLPVTETPQEKKTEDSAKSTSAPSAHTNLCLTTSVQSRRVSTDSITHSHSWISEDDIYKPHLEELVDPDESLLGSGPARVTGLTSPPSEPETPQSPPSVVHRRQMGLSNPFRGLLKLGHLERRGAVGMWRDYYCELSPFEFRLYLNAEERTCCDNCSLLRCEDARVASAEGRFDLAFPGKRLHLRAANHDEAEDWVDRIAEAVSKCRPLHRLDDHSEVLQPTDSFVILEEPPKSSPSSPSVPTSPERGGTAVEQEQQPPLELDWTRPTVPESDAIKEAVLYLSQDAEARNWSPLVFSLSLETLNGFRVQDGQKVLCCSHPIEGIRDVVPDVSLGGPAFFRVVTARDTLKLRAKSPEEARAWRGLIRGALDSYLESGENGEPNSPGLATGAGGNIHRLVQHRLKGDGVLLAHLYTVPTEKGLDLQGFKCAGCPKPVGVSRGKARLCEFSGMYYCDACHQGDAIAIPSRMVHNWDITPREVSRQALELLAQVEHEPLLNLHLLNPNLWEHVEAMAQAHCLRQRLQLVGNYLLTCRSGPCKNIQTRLGLRTYLLESSHLYSVMDLQQIAEGTYVAYLNMLIRFASNHVQQCDLCTQRGYICQICHASDVIFPFQFDTTARCKECKAMFHAICKAQSSSCPRCLRLQRYLESDLQDCSV from the exons TGACGTGATCACGGAGCTGGAGAAGCTGAGCTTTGTGGGTACGGACGTGGGTCGCTGCCGGGCCTGGCTGCGGCTGGCCCTCAACCACGGCCTGATGGAGTGCTACTTGGCCTCCCTGTTCCGTGAGGGCTCCAACCTGCAGGCCCACTATCAGCCCTCCGCCCTGCTCCTGGACCCTGAGGAGCGTGAAGTGCTGCTCAGTTATATCCAGGGCCTGGCCTCCCTGGTCTTCAACCTTTCGTACAAGTCAGCCGTGCTCAACGAGTGGACCACCACCCCACTGGCTCTGGCCGGCCTCTGCCCCACCACCCAGGCCGACGCTGTCGACCTTCCCAGTCTCACCAAACACAAGGATTCTTGGGATACAGTGTCACTGTCATCCGGCGGGTCGGATACGGTCGAAGTGCAGCATGGGGGGGCAGGGGTGCTGGGGAGGGTGACTGGGGGGGTCTCAGGGGGTAGGACCCCTCTGAATTCTTCTAATTTGAGCCTGGATACCACAGGGTCATCTCAGCTCTCCTCCAGCCTAAGCTCAGACAGTCTGCTGCAGGGTCATGACCCCAAGAGCCCAGACAAGGAGCCCTGGCCATGTGACCTGGAGATCTCTGCCAGACTGGAGAACGATGTCAATGCCAAGAGGCCTCTTAAAGA TGATCTGGCAGACTTCAGGGAGAGTGCCAACTCCAGTCAGGACTCCATGCACGAGGATTCGTACGTTTCCACTCCGGGTGCAGACCACCTCTCAGAGAATACGGCCTTCAGCGGCTCTGACGGCGAGACCCAGGGGCCATTCACACCCCTCACTGGCTCCTCTAACCCTGCTTCAGTGGGGTCAGACCAGGAGGAGCCGTCCACTAACACCCATGTCCCTTCCGAAGTGCACTCGCACACTGAAGTGCCCTCCAGTCACAGTGACTGTGTAGAGAAAACAGCGACAAATCCTCACCTGCCTGTCACAGAGACGCCACAGGAGAAAAAGACAGAAGATTCTGCTAAGAGCACCTCTGCGCCTTCAGCCCACACAAACCTATGCCTTACTACCAGTGTGCAAAGCAGGAGGGTGTCTACAGACTCAATCACA CATTCCCACTCCTGGATCTCTGAGGATGACATCTATAAGCCACACCTTGAGGAACTGGTTGACCCCGATGAGTCTTTACTAGGGTCTGGCCCAGCTCGTGTGACTGGATTGACCTCTCCCCCTTCAGAGCCCGAGACTCCCCAGTCTCCCCCCAGTGTGGTTCACCGCAGGCAGATGG GCCTGTCCAACCCTTTCCGTGGGCTGCTGAAGCTGGGCCATCTGGAGCGACGGGGCGCTGTGGGCATGTGGCGGGACTACTACTGCGAGCTCTCGCCCTTCGAGTTCCGCCTCTACCTGAACGCAGAGGAGCGCACCTGCTGTGACAACTGCTCCCTGCTGCGTTGCGAAGACGCCCGTGTCGCCTCGGCCGAGGGCCGCTTCGACCTGGCCTTCCCAGGGAAGAGGCTCCACCTGCGGGCAGCCAACCACGACGAGGCAGAGGACTGGGTGGACCGCATCGCAGAGGCCGTCAGCAAGTGCCGCCCGTTGCACCGCCTTGACGACCATTCAGAGGTGCTGCAGCCCACTGATAGCTTTGTCATCCTGGAAGAGCCCCCAAAATCTTCCCCTTCGTCCCCCTCCGTACCCACCAGTCCCGAGCGAGGGGGTACTGCGGTTGAGCAGGAGCAACAGCCGCCACTTGAGCTAGACTGGACGCGTCCCACAGTCCCTGAGTCAGACGCCATTAAGGAGGCTGTGCTGTACCTATCCCAGGACGCAGAGGCTCGCAACTGGAGTCCTCtggtcttctccctctccttggAGACTCTCAACGGCTTCCGGGTACAGGATGGGCAAAAGGTGCTGTGCTGCTCCCACCCCATCGAGGGGATACGGGACGTGGTCCCAGACGTTTCTCTGGGGGGACCGGCCTTCTTTAGGGTCGTAACGGCCAGAGATACGCTCAAGCTGAGGGCCAAGAGCCCTGAGGAGGCGCGTGCCTGGAGGGGCCTCATCAGGGGAGCCCTGGACTCCTACCTGGAGAGTGGCGAGAACGGGGAGCCTAATAGCCCCGGGTTAGCCACTGGGGCAGGGGGGAACATCCACAGACTGGTGCAGCATAGACTGAAGGGGGACGGGGTGCTGCTGGCCCATCTATATACAGTGCCCACAGAGAAGGGGCTGGACCTTCAGGGCTTCAAGTGTGCAG GTTGTCCAAAGCCGGTGGGGGTCTCCCGGGGAAAAGCCAGACTGTGCGAGTTCTCAGGGATGTACTATTGCGACGCTTGTCACCAGGGTGACGCCATCGCCATACCCTCCCGCATGGTGCATAACTGGGACATCACGCCTCGCGAG GTCTCCAGACAGGCCCTCGAACTGCTGGCTCAGGTTGAACATGAGCCCCTGCTCAACCTTCACCTTTTGAACCCTAACCTGTGGGAGCATGTTGAGGCCATGGCCCAGGCACACTGTCTCAGACAGAGGCTGCAGCTTGTAGGAAACTACCTGCTCACCTGCCGCAGTGGGCCATGCAAGAATATTCAGACCAG ACTGGGCCTAAGGACATATCTGTTGGAATCAAGCCATCTCTACAGTGTCATGGACTTACAACAG ATAGCGGAGGGAACATATGTGGCCTACTTGAATATGTTGATCCGGTTTGCCTCCAACCACGTTCAACAATGTGACCTTTGCACCCAGAGGGGCTACATCTGCCAGATCTGTCATGCCAGTGACGTCATCTTCCCCTTCCAGTTCGACACCACTGCCAG GTGTAAAGAGTGTAAGGCAATGTTTCACGCAATCTGCAAGGCCCAGTCGTCCTCCTGTCCACGATGCCTGCGTCTTCAGAGGTACCTCGAGAGCGATCTGCAGGACTGCTCTGTTTGA